The genomic interval CCGCACGTTGCCCAGTGCGGTCAGGTGGTCGAAAAGGTTGAAGTCCTGAAAAATCATGCCAACCTGTTGCCGGAAAGCGCAAAGCTCTTTGCGGCTCGTGGCCTTGAACTCCCGGCCATCCAGCCAGATTCGGCCTTGGTCCGGATGGTGCAGAAAATTCAAGCATTGCAAAAGGGTGCTTTTGCCCGAACCGGATGGTCCGATCAGGATTTTTACCTCGCCCCGGTTGACGGTCAGGGAGACGTCGTTGAGAACGAGTTGGTCGCCCAGGGTCTTGTGGATTCCTTCAACGCGGAGGATGGGTTGTGGCGTGGTCATGACATGCTTCCTTGGCGAGCGTAACCGGGGATGCGCACCTTTCGTTCCAGGGTCTTCAATGCCCTGATTCCCATGTGGGTCAGGAGATAGAAGAGCACGCCGGCTACCAGGGCGAAGGGCAACGGCTCATGGGTCAGGGCGGCCACGGTGCGGGTTCGGGACATGATTTCCATGACCCCGATGGCAAATGCCAGGGCCGAATCCTTGAGCAGGATGGAGTATTCATTGGACCAGCCCGGAATGGACAGCCGCAGGGCCTGGGGCAGGATAATGCTCCGGACGGCCTGTGCCTCGGTCATGCCCAGGGCCTGTGCTGCCTTGAGCTGGCCTTCGGGCAGGGCCTGGATGGATCCGCGAAAAATTTGTGATTGGTAGGCCGCGCTGGTCAGGCCGAGCACCAGCAAGGCCGCCAGAAAGGCGCTGTCCAGCCCGAGACCGGCCAGTTGGGGAACTTGGCTGAGATAGGCCAGGATGCCGAAATAAAAGAGGTAGAGCTGGACAAGGATGGGAATCCCGCGGAACAACCAAACGT from Desulfonatronum thioautotrophicum carries:
- a CDS encoding amino acid ABC transporter permease, whose amino-acid sequence is MDFAKTMPVIWESLPFILGGITWTLSLVFGAMLLGLCLGIPLAVGQVYGTRTVRGFIGIYVWLFRGIPILVQLYLFYFGILAYLSQVPQLAGLGLDSAFLAALLVLGLTSAAYQSQIFRGSIQALPEGQLKAAQALGMTEAQAVRSIILPQALRLSIPGWSNEYSILLKDSALAFAIGVMEIMSRTRTVAALTHEPLPFALVAGVLFYLLTHMGIRALKTLERKVRIPGYARQGSMS